Proteins encoded within one genomic window of Micromonospora halotolerans:
- the shbA gene encoding RNA polymerase sigma factor ShbA — protein MTTVIESELVRRAAAGDPAAVEELLVGVRPGLVRYCRARLGRVGGAYTTADDVAQEVCVAVLRALPRYREQGVPFAAFVYGIAAHKVADAQRSAVRDAAVTPTDSPVDRPDAAPGPEQQAVASDLARRLSALLDRLPDVQREIILLRVAAGLSAEEVGGIVGMSAAAVRMAQSRALTRLRTLAGGSLDEVAA, from the coding sequence ATGACGACAGTGATCGAATCCGAGCTCGTCCGTCGGGCCGCCGCGGGCGACCCGGCGGCGGTCGAGGAGCTGCTCGTCGGCGTACGGCCGGGGCTGGTCCGCTACTGCCGGGCGCGGCTGGGCCGGGTGGGCGGGGCGTACACCACCGCCGACGACGTGGCCCAGGAGGTGTGCGTGGCCGTGCTGCGCGCCCTCCCCCGCTACCGCGAGCAGGGCGTCCCGTTCGCCGCGTTCGTCTACGGCATCGCCGCGCACAAGGTGGCCGACGCCCAGCGCTCGGCCGTCCGCGACGCCGCGGTCACCCCCACCGACAGTCCCGTCGACCGGCCGGACGCCGCCCCCGGTCCCGAGCAGCAGGCCGTGGCGAGCGACCTGGCCCGGCGGCTCTCCGCGCTGCTCGACCGGCTCCCCGACGTGCAGCGGGAGATCATCCTGCTGCGGGTCGCGGCGGGACTGTCCGCCGAGGAGGTCGGCGGCATCGTGGGCATGTCCGCGGCCGCGGTCCGCATGGCCCAGTCCCGGGCCCTGACGCGGCTCCGTACCCTGGCCGGGGGCTCACTGGACGAGGTGGCGGCATGA
- a CDS encoding MlaE family ABC transporter permease — translation MSVPAAAVRNTGEFFAFCLDTLRGLGRRPVQVREFVQQAWFISSVSILPAALVAIPFGAVIALQLGSLVRQLGAQSFTGAASVLAVVREAGPIVTALIIAGAGGSAICADLGARKIREELDAMQVLGIDPIHRLVVPRVLASMLVAVLLNGLVSVVGVTGGYAFNVVLQGGTPGAYLASFQALGQLPDLLVGEIKALLFGAAAALVASHQGMTAKGGPKGVGDAVNRSVVITFMLLFALNFVVTAVYFQVVPQKGS, via the coding sequence GTGAGCGTCCCCGCCGCCGCCGTCCGGAACACCGGCGAGTTCTTCGCGTTCTGCCTGGACACCCTGCGCGGGCTGGGCCGCCGGCCGGTGCAGGTCCGCGAGTTCGTGCAGCAGGCCTGGTTCATCAGCTCGGTGTCCATCCTGCCCGCCGCGCTGGTCGCCATCCCGTTCGGCGCGGTCATCGCGCTCCAGCTGGGCTCGCTGGTCCGCCAGCTCGGCGCGCAGTCGTTCACCGGCGCCGCCTCCGTGCTCGCCGTGGTCCGCGAGGCCGGGCCCATCGTCACCGCGCTCATCATCGCCGGCGCGGGCGGCTCGGCCATCTGCGCCGACCTCGGCGCCCGGAAGATCCGCGAGGAGCTGGACGCCATGCAGGTGCTCGGGATCGACCCGATCCACCGCCTCGTGGTGCCCCGGGTGCTCGCCTCGATGCTGGTCGCGGTGCTGCTCAACGGGCTGGTCAGCGTCGTCGGGGTGACCGGCGGGTACGCGTTCAACGTGGTGCTCCAGGGCGGTACGCCCGGGGCGTACCTGGCCAGCTTCCAGGCCCTCGGCCAGCTGCCCGACCTGCTGGTCGGCGAGATCAAGGCGCTGCTGTTCGGTGCCGCCGCCGCGCTGGTCGCCAGCCACCAGGGGATGACCGCCAAGGGCGGGCCGAAGGGCGTCGGCGACGCGGTCAACCGCAGCGTGGTGATCACCTTCATGCTGCTGTTCGCGCTGAACTTCGTGGTCACGGCCGTGTACTTCCAGGTCGTCCCGCAGAAGGGGAGCTGA
- a CDS encoding MCE family protein, producing the protein MRHRLLGLVFVALLTAALTAAVLQYRGAFTPVDRVTLRADRAGLHLLEGADVKVRGVVVGAVRSVRSDGHGAAIGLALDPATTGRIPADVTARLLPKTLFGERYVELVPPPGSTAGPIRDGAVITQDRSRTAVELERVLDEALPLLQSVRPDQLATTLGAITTALEGRGDRLGANLARLGAYLRQVNPQLPTLTEDLRQLATVLDSYDAALPDLLALLRDVTVTARTIGDQRDQLAAFLADTTDTADTARGFLDRHGDQLIRLGQVSRPVLELLAAYAPEYPCLVHGLVDLQPRVEEVFDGGRMHITLEVTRDGGPYERGRDEPVYAAHDGPDCRGLPKPKVPAPEVAVADGYDYGATRTPKPLPVGVPAGGAPAAPASPEMGRAGTGEERALVKPLVGGLTGTPPAEVPDIAMLLWGPLLRGAVVTSR; encoded by the coding sequence ATGCGACACCGTCTTCTCGGCCTCGTCTTCGTCGCCCTGCTCACCGCGGCGCTGACCGCCGCCGTGCTCCAGTACCGCGGGGCGTTCACCCCGGTCGACCGGGTCACCCTCCGCGCCGACCGCGCCGGCCTGCACCTCCTGGAAGGCGCCGACGTGAAGGTACGCGGGGTGGTGGTCGGCGCCGTCCGCTCGGTGCGCAGCGACGGCCACGGCGCGGCGATCGGGTTGGCCCTCGACCCGGCCACCACCGGCCGGATCCCCGCCGACGTGACGGCCCGGCTGCTGCCCAAGACCCTCTTCGGCGAGCGGTACGTGGAACTCGTTCCGCCGCCGGGCAGCACCGCCGGGCCGATCCGCGACGGCGCGGTCATCACCCAGGACCGCAGCCGCACGGCCGTCGAGCTGGAACGGGTGCTCGACGAGGCGCTGCCGCTGCTCCAGTCCGTCCGCCCCGACCAGCTCGCCACGACCCTCGGCGCGATCACCACCGCCCTGGAGGGTCGCGGCGACCGGCTCGGCGCGAACCTGGCCCGGCTCGGCGCGTACCTGCGGCAGGTCAACCCGCAGCTGCCGACCCTCACCGAGGACCTGCGCCAGCTCGCCACGGTGCTGGACAGCTACGACGCGGCGCTGCCCGACCTGCTCGCCCTGCTGCGCGACGTGACCGTCACCGCCCGCACCATCGGCGACCAGCGCGACCAGCTCGCCGCGTTCCTCGCCGACACGACCGACACGGCCGACACCGCCCGCGGCTTCCTGGACCGGCACGGCGACCAGCTCATCCGGCTCGGCCAGGTCAGCCGCCCGGTGCTCGAACTGCTGGCCGCCTACGCGCCGGAGTACCCGTGCCTGGTGCACGGGCTGGTCGACCTGCAACCGCGGGTCGAGGAGGTCTTCGACGGCGGCCGCATGCACATCACCCTGGAGGTGACCCGCGACGGCGGCCCGTACGAGCGGGGCCGCGACGAGCCCGTCTACGCCGCCCACGACGGCCCGGACTGCCGCGGCCTGCCGAAGCCCAAGGTGCCCGCGCCGGAGGTGGCCGTCGCCGACGGCTACGACTACGGCGCCACCCGTACCCCGAAGCCCCTGCCCGTGGGTGTGCCGGCCGGCGGGGCGCCCGCGGCGCCGGCCTCCCCGGAGATGGGCCGGGCCGGCACCGGCGAGGAGCGGGCCCTCGTGAAGCCGCTCGTCGGCGGGCTCACCGGGACACCACCCGCCGAGGTGCCCGACATCGCGATGCTGCTGTGGGGCCCGCTGCTGCGTGGCGCGGTGGTGACCTCCCGATGA
- a CDS encoding anti-sigma-D factor RsdA, with product MTGRMPGDGDDAMDLGTIARDDALLDALGRGEAAPEGDALAGVLALWRAELADEPATAVRPGAPEPAGEAPARRPVRRPRPWTLRLAAAAVALLALVSGVGIGSRDAGPGSPLWSLTRLLHPQQAEVRGIEDTVDKARAALDAGRLDDAEALVAQGRRDLARVEDPAAVTRLGAALDVLARDLAAARAATAPPTGAPPATAPDTPAPTAVPRPTVTGTPRPAPATSGGTPRAGSSRPPSPAGSPLLPLPRLPLPLPSVSVSGLPLPELPLPTGGGLLD from the coding sequence ATGACCGGGCGGATGCCGGGCGACGGCGACGACGCGATGGACCTGGGGACCATCGCGCGCGACGACGCGCTGCTCGACGCGCTCGGCCGCGGCGAGGCCGCACCCGAGGGCGACGCGCTCGCCGGGGTGCTCGCCCTCTGGCGAGCCGAACTCGCCGACGAGCCGGCCACCGCGGTCCGCCCCGGCGCGCCGGAACCCGCCGGCGAGGCGCCCGCGCGACGGCCGGTCCGCCGCCCGCGCCCCTGGACGCTGCGGCTGGCGGCCGCCGCCGTGGCGCTGCTGGCCCTGGTCTCGGGGGTCGGCATCGGCAGCCGCGACGCCGGACCGGGCAGCCCGCTCTGGTCGCTGACGCGGCTGCTGCACCCGCAGCAGGCCGAGGTGCGCGGCATCGAGGACACCGTCGACAAGGCGCGCGCGGCCCTGGACGCCGGCCGGCTCGACGACGCCGAGGCGCTGGTCGCGCAGGGCCGCCGCGACCTCGCCCGGGTCGAGGACCCGGCGGCGGTCACCCGGCTGGGCGCCGCTCTCGACGTGCTGGCCCGCGACCTGGCGGCCGCCCGCGCGGCGACCGCGCCGCCGACCGGCGCGCCGCCCGCCACGGCCCCGGACACCCCCGCGCCCACCGCCGTCCCGAGGCCCACCGTCACCGGTACGCCCCGGCCGGCCCCCGCCACCTCGGGCGGCACGCCGAGGGCCGGGTCGAGCCGTCCGCCCAGCCCGGCCGGCAGTCCCCTGCTGCCGCTGCCCCGGCTGCCGCTGCCGCTGCCGTCGGTGTCGGTGTCCGGGCTGCCGCTGCCCGAGCTGCCGCTGCCCACCGGGGGCGGGCTGCTCGACTGA
- a CDS encoding sensor histidine kinase — protein sequence MSSAATAATTVTKGRRAGMTTSRRLSVMMLGMTVLVLAGGGIGAAALSHTAAVSNRLADHISPARTAVSRLESGLLEQVAAVRGYMVTGDPELLRRYEDGVAAERATARRAGDLLTGEPDARRELDGALALAERWRAEYPARLIAARRAGAGAAELAPVVRQGGVAFDAAQAALTGLEARLDREQAAGRADLDNARALRDLLFVAILATLLLSSIVISVLVRTTVLSPLDRLGASVRRVAGGDFEHRLTAEGPADIARLTADVETMRQRMVDALHTSRRHRDALEQQAAELRRSNEDLEQFAYVASHDLQEPLRKVASFCQMLHRRYADQLDDRARQYIGYAVDGATRMQSLINDLLAFSRIGRVYGEDREVDLAAVLAQAESNLSDRIAEAGAEIVADPLPVVHGDPTLLTMLWQNLLGNAVKFRHPDRAPRIRVAVTGDDAGCEFAVADNGIGIDPRYADKIFLIFQRLHARGTYDGTGIGLAICKKIVEYHGGTLRLDDAYADGARFVFTLPGPVATAAVPEQAGERTPVAPA from the coding sequence GTGAGCAGCGCAGCGACGGCGGCCACGACCGTCACCAAGGGACGCCGGGCGGGGATGACCACGAGCCGGCGGCTGAGCGTCATGATGCTCGGGATGACGGTGCTGGTCCTCGCCGGCGGCGGGATCGGCGCGGCGGCCCTGTCCCACACCGCCGCGGTCTCCAACCGGCTGGCCGACCACATCTCCCCGGCCCGCACCGCGGTGAGCCGGCTGGAGAGCGGCCTGCTGGAGCAGGTGGCGGCGGTCCGCGGGTACATGGTGACCGGCGACCCGGAGCTGCTGCGCCGGTACGAGGACGGGGTGGCCGCCGAGCGCGCGACCGCGCGGCGCGCCGGCGACCTGCTCACCGGTGAGCCGGACGCGCGCCGTGAGCTGGACGGCGCGCTGGCCCTCGCGGAACGCTGGCGGGCCGAGTACCCGGCCCGGCTGATCGCCGCGCGGCGGGCCGGCGCGGGCGCGGCGGAGCTGGCGCCGGTGGTGCGGCAGGGCGGGGTCGCGTTCGACGCCGCGCAGGCCGCGCTGACCGGCCTGGAGGCCCGGCTGGACCGGGAACAGGCGGCCGGCCGGGCCGACCTCGACAACGCCCGCGCGCTGCGCGACCTCCTGTTCGTGGCGATCCTGGCCACCCTGCTGCTGTCCAGCATCGTCATCTCGGTGCTGGTCCGCACCACGGTGCTAAGCCCGCTGGACCGGCTGGGCGCCTCGGTGCGCCGGGTGGCCGGCGGCGACTTCGAGCACCGCCTCACCGCGGAGGGGCCGGCCGACATCGCCCGGCTCACCGCTGACGTGGAGACCATGCGGCAGCGGATGGTCGACGCGCTGCACACCAGCCGCCGGCACCGGGACGCCCTCGAACAGCAGGCGGCCGAGCTGCGCCGGTCCAACGAGGACCTGGAGCAGTTCGCCTACGTGGCCTCGCACGACCTCCAGGAGCCGCTGCGCAAGGTCGCGTCGTTCTGCCAGATGCTGCACCGCCGCTACGCCGACCAGCTCGACGACCGGGCCCGGCAGTACATCGGGTACGCGGTGGACGGGGCGACCCGGATGCAGAGCCTGATCAACGACCTGCTGGCGTTCTCCCGGATCGGCCGGGTCTACGGCGAGGACCGGGAGGTGGACCTGGCCGCCGTACTCGCCCAGGCCGAGTCGAACCTCTCCGACCGGATCGCCGAGGCCGGCGCCGAGATCGTGGCGGACCCGCTGCCCGTGGTGCACGGCGACCCGACGCTGCTCACCATGCTCTGGCAGAACCTGCTCGGCAACGCCGTCAAGTTCCGGCACCCCGACCGGGCGCCCCGGATCCGGGTGGCGGTCACCGGGGACGACGCCGGCTGTGAGTTCGCCGTGGCGGACAACGGCATCGGCATCGACCCCCGGTACGCCGACAAGATCTTCCTGATCTTCCAGCGGCTGCACGCCCGGGGCACCTACGACGGCACCGGCATCGGGCTGGCCATCTGCAAGAAGATCGTCGAGTACCACGGCGGCACGCTCCGGCTGGACGACGCTTACGCCGACGGCGCCCGGTTCGTCTTCACCCTGCCGGGGCCGGTCGCCACGGCCGCCGTGCCGGAGCAGGCGGGCGAGCGGACGCCGGTGGCCCCGGCCTGA
- a CDS encoding MCE family protein, producing MRPFRERNPVIVGAVGLTVLVAALLGAFQLDRIAALTGRSYAAAFHDASGLSTGNEVRVAGVRVGVVTAVELAREPRPYVRVGFRVDDDGVRLGRDTGATIRIKTMLGQKYLALAPAGPGKLPERGQIPLDRTAAPFDVVQAVTGLADTLDKVDTDQLARAFTTLSETFADTPSSVHTSLTGLSRLSRTVSSRDAELRTLLSRARGVTGVLAERDEEFRKLVTDGEKLLTEVSRRRDAIHQLLVGTDQLATQLSGLVADNRTRLQPALRKLREVVAVLQRNRDDLEQTIRRMGPFVTAFANVVGNGRWFDSYVDGLLQPYLPAATGGR from the coding sequence GTGAGACCGTTCCGCGAACGCAACCCGGTGATCGTCGGCGCGGTCGGGCTGACCGTGCTCGTCGCCGCCCTGCTCGGCGCGTTCCAGCTCGACCGGATCGCCGCGCTCACCGGCCGGTCGTACGCGGCCGCGTTCCACGACGCCAGCGGCCTGTCCACCGGCAACGAGGTGCGGGTGGCCGGGGTGCGGGTCGGGGTGGTCACCGCCGTGGAACTCGCCCGCGAGCCGCGGCCGTACGTGCGGGTCGGGTTCCGGGTCGACGACGACGGCGTGCGCCTCGGCCGGGACACCGGCGCGACCATCCGGATCAAGACGATGCTCGGGCAGAAGTACCTGGCCCTCGCCCCGGCCGGTCCCGGGAAGCTGCCCGAGCGCGGGCAGATCCCGCTGGACCGCACGGCCGCCCCGTTCGACGTGGTGCAGGCCGTCACCGGCCTCGCCGACACCCTCGACAAGGTCGACACCGACCAGCTCGCCCGCGCGTTCACCACCCTGTCGGAGACCTTCGCCGACACCCCGTCCAGCGTGCACACCTCGTTGACCGGGCTGTCCCGGCTGTCCCGCACTGTCTCCTCCCGCGACGCGGAGCTGCGCACCCTGCTGTCCCGGGCGCGCGGTGTCACAGGCGTGCTCGCCGAACGGGACGAGGAGTTCCGCAAGCTGGTCACCGACGGGGAGAAGCTGCTCACCGAGGTCAGCCGGCGCCGGGACGCCATCCACCAGCTCCTGGTCGGCACCGACCAGCTCGCCACCCAGCTCTCCGGGCTGGTCGCCGACAACCGCACCCGGCTGCAGCCCGCGCTGCGCAAGCTGCGCGAGGTGGTCGCCGTGCTGCAACGCAACCGCGACGACCTGGAGCAGACCATCCGCCGGATGGGCCCGTTCGTCACCGCGTTCGCCAACGTCGTCGGCAACGGGCGCTGGTTCGACTCGTACGTGGACGGACTGCTCCAGCCGTACCTGCCCGCCGCCACCGGAGGTCGCTGA
- a CDS encoding ABC transporter ATP-binding protein, with translation MGVEVAVRGLTKSFGGHPVWSDLTLTLPAGEISVLLGPSGTGKSVFLKTLVGLLRPDRGSVLIEGRDLPKLSERELYEVRKLFGVLFQDGALFGSMTIYDNVAFPLREHTRRSESEIRAVVTEKLEMVGLVGAEHKLPGEISGGMRKRAGLARALVLDPEIILFDEPDSGLDPVRTAYLNQLIVDLNQRTGATFLIVTHDINTARTVPDNIGLIYHGHLAMFGPREMLLSSTEPVVRQFLNAQRIGPIGMAEEKDAEELAAEAQAGVELPPLPPIPLQLPPSDGRPRRAERPPGQWCREHGVTPPPGSFEGRWAADPSEEVAV, from the coding sequence ATGGGCGTCGAGGTCGCGGTACGCGGACTGACCAAGTCCTTCGGCGGGCACCCGGTCTGGTCGGACCTCACCCTGACCCTGCCCGCCGGGGAGATCTCCGTCCTGTTGGGACCCTCCGGCACGGGCAAGTCGGTGTTCCTCAAGACGCTGGTCGGTCTGCTGAGGCCCGACCGGGGCTCCGTCCTCATCGAGGGCCGGGACCTGCCGAAGCTCTCCGAACGCGAGCTGTACGAGGTGCGCAAGCTGTTCGGCGTGCTGTTCCAGGACGGCGCGCTGTTCGGCTCGATGACCATCTACGACAACGTGGCGTTCCCGCTGCGCGAGCACACCCGTCGCTCGGAGTCGGAGATCCGGGCCGTGGTCACCGAGAAGCTGGAGATGGTCGGCCTGGTGGGGGCCGAGCACAAGCTGCCCGGCGAGATCTCCGGCGGGATGCGCAAGCGGGCCGGGCTGGCCCGGGCGCTCGTCCTCGACCCCGAGATCATCCTCTTCGACGAGCCGGACTCCGGGCTGGACCCGGTGCGCACCGCCTACCTGAACCAGCTCATCGTCGACCTCAACCAGCGCACCGGGGCGACCTTCCTGATCGTCACCCACGACATCAACACCGCCCGGACCGTGCCGGACAACATCGGCCTGATCTACCACGGGCACCTGGCCATGTTCGGGCCGCGGGAGATGCTGCTGTCCAGCACCGAGCCGGTGGTCCGGCAGTTCCTCAACGCCCAGCGGATCGGCCCGATCGGCATGGCCGAGGAAAAGGACGCCGAGGAGCTCGCGGCCGAGGCGCAGGCCGGCGTGGAACTCCCGCCGCTGCCGCCGATCCCGCTGCAACTGCCCCCGTCGGACGGGCGGCCGCGCCGGGCCGAGCGCCCGCCGGGCCAGTGGTGCCGCGAGCACGGCGTCACCCCGCCGCCCGGGTCGTTCGAGGGCCGCTGGGCGGCCGACCCGAGCGAGGAGGTGGCCGTGTGA
- a CDS encoding SPFH domain-containing protein — protein sequence MAAAVVVVLVIVVALVVLVASLSIRLVQQYQRGVVFRFGRVLEHIRQPGFQVIIPVADRMVRVSMQTTVIGVPAQGVITRDNVTLTVDAVVYYRVVDPVKALVNVRDYPSAVLQVAQTALRSVIGKADLDTLLRDRDRINAELKTVIDAPTEKPWGLLIERVEVKDVALPEGMKRSMSRQAEAERERRARVIAADGEFQASRRLADASRAMANTPGAYQLRLLQTVVDVAAEKNSTLVMPFPVELLRFFDRLAGGGTEQAAPAGPGATEQAVPGPAEQAGPALGPVTEGVAAAAADGEGRRPAP from the coding sequence ATGGCAGCCGCCGTCGTCGTCGTGCTGGTCATCGTCGTCGCGCTCGTGGTGCTCGTGGCGTCGCTGAGCATCCGGCTGGTGCAGCAGTACCAGCGCGGTGTGGTGTTCCGCTTCGGCCGGGTGCTGGAGCACATCCGGCAGCCCGGCTTCCAGGTCATCATCCCGGTGGCCGACCGGATGGTGCGGGTGAGCATGCAGACCACGGTGATCGGGGTCCCCGCGCAGGGCGTGATCACCCGGGACAACGTCACGCTCACCGTCGACGCGGTCGTCTACTACCGGGTGGTCGACCCGGTGAAGGCCCTGGTGAACGTCCGTGACTACCCGTCGGCGGTGCTGCAGGTCGCGCAGACCGCGCTGCGGTCGGTGATCGGCAAGGCGGACCTGGACACGCTGCTGCGCGACCGGGACCGGATCAACGCGGAGCTGAAGACGGTCATCGACGCGCCCACCGAGAAGCCGTGGGGCCTGCTCATCGAGCGGGTGGAGGTCAAGGACGTGGCGCTGCCGGAGGGGATGAAGCGGTCGATGTCCCGGCAGGCCGAGGCGGAGCGGGAACGCCGGGCCCGGGTGATCGCGGCGGACGGCGAGTTCCAGGCGTCGCGGCGGCTCGCCGACGCCTCGCGGGCGATGGCGAACACGCCGGGGGCGTACCAGCTGCGGCTGCTCCAGACCGTGGTGGACGTGGCGGCGGAGAAGAACAGCACCCTGGTCATGCCGTTCCCGGTGGAACTGCTGCGCTTCTTCGACCGGCTCGCCGGCGGGGGCACCGAGCAGGCCGCACCGGCCGGGCCGGGCGCGACGGAGCAGGCCGTACCGGGCCCGGCGGAGCAGGCGGGTCCGGCGCTCGGGCCGGTCACGGAGGGCGTCGCCGCGGCCGCCGCCGACGGGGAGGGGCGGCGGCCGGCGCCATGA
- a CDS encoding MlaE family ABC transporter permease, translating into MTVLRYLDDLGGQLAFHLRALAWAPRTLRRYRREVVRLLAEVSFGTGALAVLGGTVGVICFLTFFTGTEVGLQGYQALDQIGSSAFTGFVSAYFNTREISPLVAALALSATVGCGFTAQLGAMRISEEVDALEVMGVPSLPFLVTTRMIAGFVAVIPLYVVGLLASYLATRTIAVGYFGQSAGTYDYYFHLFLPPEDVLWSFGKVLVFSVIVVLVHCWYGYTAQGGPAAVGVAVGRAVRTAIVAVNVVDFFLSLAIWGATTTVRIAG; encoded by the coding sequence GTGACGGTCCTGCGGTATCTCGACGACCTGGGCGGGCAGCTCGCCTTCCACCTGCGCGCCCTGGCCTGGGCGCCGCGCACCCTGCGCCGCTACCGGCGCGAGGTGGTCCGGCTGCTGGCCGAGGTCAGCTTCGGCACCGGCGCGCTCGCCGTGCTCGGCGGCACCGTCGGCGTCATCTGCTTCCTCACCTTCTTCACCGGCACCGAGGTCGGGCTCCAGGGCTACCAGGCGCTCGACCAGATCGGCAGCAGCGCCTTCACGGGCTTCGTCTCGGCGTACTTCAACACCCGCGAGATCTCGCCGCTGGTCGCCGCGCTGGCGCTGTCGGCCACCGTCGGCTGCGGCTTCACGGCCCAGCTGGGCGCCATGCGGATCTCCGAGGAGGTCGACGCGCTGGAGGTGATGGGCGTGCCCTCGCTGCCGTTCCTGGTCACCACCCGCATGATCGCCGGCTTCGTCGCCGTCATCCCGCTGTACGTGGTCGGCCTGCTCGCCAGCTACCTGGCCACCCGCACCATCGCGGTCGGCTACTTCGGACAGTCCGCCGGCACCTACGACTACTACTTCCACCTGTTCCTGCCACCCGAGGACGTGCTCTGGTCCTTCGGCAAGGTGCTGGTGTTCAGCGTGATCGTGGTGCTCGTGCACTGCTGGTACGGCTACACCGCCCAGGGCGGACCGGCCGCGGTCGGGGTCGCCGTCGGCCGTGCCGTGCGGACCGCGATCGTCGCGGTCAACGTCGTCGACTTCTTCCTGTCCCTGGCCATCTGGGGCGCCACGACCACCGTCCGGATCGCGGGGTGA
- a CDS encoding MCE family protein: protein MTGKTTPALVKLLVFAAITLLATGLLAQTLGAFPPDGTTYRARFTDVTGLLAGDDVRIAGVRVGKVADIRVVDDTTAEVAFTVDRTVPVAVGVRAAVRYRNLVGQRYLALTEGPGDPRPLRPDGLIPLSQTTPALDLTVLFNGFRPLFTALDPAEVNKLAYEIVQVLQGEGGTVASLLRRTASLTSTLADRDAVIGRVVTNLNQVLGTLAGHDRELDQSVTQLQQFVSGLSADRTAIGEALVSLGELTDTTAGLLRQTRPPLAADVRALDELAGTLNRNSAVIDATLGRLPQRYESLTRVASYGSWFNFYLCDFDGRLAVDGHAPLTVPGVDATAARCATGGAR, encoded by the coding sequence ATGACCGGGAAGACGACCCCCGCGCTGGTCAAGCTGCTGGTGTTCGCGGCGATCACGCTGCTGGCCACCGGGCTGCTCGCGCAGACCCTCGGCGCGTTCCCGCCCGACGGCACCACCTACCGGGCCCGGTTCACCGACGTGACCGGCCTGCTGGCCGGCGACGACGTGCGGATCGCCGGCGTACGGGTGGGCAAGGTGGCCGACATCCGGGTGGTCGACGACACGACCGCCGAGGTGGCCTTCACCGTCGACCGGACGGTGCCGGTGGCCGTCGGCGTCCGCGCCGCCGTCCGCTACCGCAACCTCGTCGGCCAGCGCTACCTGGCGCTGACCGAGGGCCCCGGCGACCCCCGCCCGCTGCGCCCCGACGGCCTCATCCCGCTCAGCCAGACCACGCCCGCGCTCGACCTGACCGTGCTGTTCAACGGCTTCCGGCCGCTGTTCACCGCGCTCGACCCCGCCGAGGTCAACAAGCTGGCGTACGAGATCGTCCAGGTGCTCCAGGGCGAGGGCGGCACGGTGGCCAGCCTGTTGCGGCGTACCGCCTCGCTGACCAGCACCCTCGCCGACCGGGACGCGGTGATCGGCCGGGTGGTCACCAACCTCAACCAGGTGCTGGGCACCCTGGCCGGCCACGACCGGGAGCTGGACCAGAGCGTCACCCAGCTCCAGCAGTTCGTCTCCGGGCTCTCCGCCGACCGCACCGCCATCGGCGAGGCGCTGGTCAGCCTCGGCGAGCTGACCGACACCACCGCCGGGCTGCTGCGCCAGACCCGTCCGCCGCTCGCCGCCGACGTCCGCGCCCTCGACGAGCTGGCCGGCACGCTGAACCGCAACTCCGCGGTCATCGACGCCACCCTGGGCCGGCTGCCGCAGCGCTACGAGTCGCTGACCCGGGTCGCCTCCTACGGCTCCTGGTTCAACTTCTACCTCTGCGACTTCGACGGCCGGCTCGCCGTCGACGGCCACGCGCCGCTCACCGTGCCCGGCGTCGACGCCACCGCCGCCCGCTGCGCCACCGGAGGTGCCCGGTGA
- a CDS encoding PadR family transcriptional regulator, whose protein sequence is MTESPLREPTFLVLTALAETPRHGYAVIEDVLRISDGRVRLRAGTLYAALDRLRADGLIEVEREEVVQSRLRRYYRLTALGATRLADEVARLRRNADTAGRRLRAAGLLPEGGVA, encoded by the coding sequence ATGACAGAGAGCCCCCTACGGGAACCGACGTTCCTGGTCCTCACCGCGCTGGCCGAGACACCCCGGCACGGCTACGCGGTCATCGAGGACGTGCTGCGCATCTCCGACGGGCGGGTCCGGTTGCGGGCCGGCACCCTCTACGCCGCCCTCGACCGGCTGCGCGCCGACGGCCTCATCGAGGTCGAGCGCGAGGAGGTCGTGCAGTCCCGGCTGCGCCGCTACTACCGACTCACCGCGCTGGGCGCGACCCGGCTCGCCGACGAGGTGGCCCGGCTGCGCCGCAACGCCGACACCGCGGGCCGCCGCCTGCGCGCCGCCGGCCTGCTGCCCGAGGGAGGGGTGGCGTGA